From one Lolium rigidum isolate FL_2022 chromosome 4, APGP_CSIRO_Lrig_0.1, whole genome shotgun sequence genomic stretch:
- the LOC124647423 gene encoding E3 ubiquitin-protein ligase RING1-like, translated as MSTPGAAYYASLAREQFFCYQCNRTVLLAVSAAAAGELSCPECGGDFLEKVNIPAPTIPTFTFDFSPASFSPAMRSAMASMMPTASSSTMMPTASSPPMVPTAASSPMTMMPTASTPPQSSSSSSTAATHSIDLSTFLTTIMGPQGHRSGSGAVSAAGAATPENEPEAYDPHAFFQDYLRGRRGRGVNIFDLLEDAMDHLAAGVDDGGLGIGVGGGSFGDYFVGPGLEQLIEQLAENDPNRYGTPPAAKSALSTLPDIVVTDAMVAAAEGADCAVCKEDFSPGEGAKQMPCNHIYHADCIVPWLELHNSCPVCRFELPTDDPDYESNKASKMQASVGIAATPASGSSAAAAEEGGEATARVLERSFNGNNGGAGSSSQDNGSQDGVGSNKN; from the coding sequence atgtcgaCCCCGGGCGCCGCCTACTACGCGTCCCTCGCGCGCGAGCAGTTCTTCTGCTACCAATGCAACCGCACCGTCCTCCTcgccgtctccgccgccgccgccggcgagctctcCTGCCCCGAGTGCGGCGGCGACTTCCTGGAGAAGGTCAACATCCCCGCCCCCACCATCCCCACCTTCACCTTCGACTTCTCCCCTGCCTCCTTCTCCCCTGCGATGCGCTCCGCCATGGCCTCTATGATgcccaccgcctcctcctccactatGATGCCCACCGCCTCCTCCCCTCCTATGGtgcccaccgccgcctcctcccctatGACTATGATGCCCACCGCCTCAACCCcaccccaatcctcctcctcgtcctccaccgCCGCGACCCACTCCATCGACCTCTCCACCTTCCTCACCACCATCATGGGCCCTCAGGGTCACCGGAGCGGGAGCGGTGCCGTCTCCGCCGCCGGCGCGGCCACACCTGAGAACGAGCCTGAGGCCTATGACCCGCACGCCTTCTTCCAGGACTACCTCCGCGGCCGCAGGGGGCGCGGCGTCAACATCTTCGACCTGCTCGAGGACGCCATGgaccacctcgccgccggcgtaGACGACGGCGGTCTTGGTATCGGCGTCGGTGGTGGAAGCTTCGGGGACTACTTCGTCGGCCCTGGCCTGGAGCAGCTCATCGAGCAGCTCGCTGAGAACGATCCCAACCGCTACGGCACGCCGCCCGCTGCCAAGTCGGCCCTGTCCACGCTTCCTGACATTGTCGTGACGGATGCCATGGTCGCGGCGGCAGAGGGCGCCGACTGCGCTGTGTGCAAGGAAGATTTCTCGCCTGGGGAGGGGGCCAAGCAGATGCCCTGCAACCACATCTACCATGCCGACTGCATCGTACCCTGGTTGGAGCTCCACAATTCATGCCCCGTTTGCCGCTTCGAGCTGCCCACCGATGATCCTGATTACGAGAGCAACAAGGCCTCAAAGATGCAGGCATCTGTTGGCATTGCGGCCACACCTGCATCCGGGagctctgctgctgctgctgaggaAGGAGGGGAGGCGACTGCAAGGGTGCTGGAGAGGAGTTTCAATGGGAACAATGGAGGTGCTGGCAGTAGCTCACAGGACAATGGCTCGCAGGATGGAGTTGGCAGCAACAAGAATTGA
- the LOC124708872 gene encoding probable prefoldin subunit 5 produces MASPARIEVDKLSVEQLKALKEQTDLEVNLLQDSLTKIRTAATRLENATAALHELSLRPHGKKLLVPLTASLYVPGTLDDAEKVLVDVGTGYFIEKTMTQGKEYCERKINLLKSNFDELLEMATKKKSIADEMGMLLQAKLRQASASPSS; encoded by the exons ATGGCGAGCCCCGCGCGCATCGAAGTCGACAAGCTGAGCGTGGAGCAGCTCAAGGCGCTCAAGGAGCAGACCGATCTGGAGGTCAATCTCCTCCAGGACAGCCTCACCAAGATCCGCACCGCCGCCACCCGCCTCGAGAACGCCACCGCCGCCCTCCACGAGCTCTCCCTCCGCCCTCACG GGAAGAAACTGCTTGTGCCGCTCACGGCGTCCCTCTACGTCCCCGGCACGCTTGACGATGCCGAGAAGGTCCTAGTCGATGTCGGCACGGGCTACTTCATCGAG AAAACTATGACTCAAGGAAAAGAATACTgtgaaaggaaaattaatttgctGAAGTCCAATTTCGATGAACTGCTTGAG ATGGCGACAAAGAAGAAAAGCATAGCAGACGAAATGGGCATGCTCCTACAAGCTAAGCTGCGGCAGGCATCAGCAAGCCCAAGCTCGTGA